One window from the genome of Prinia subflava isolate CZ2003 ecotype Zambia chromosome 2, Cam_Psub_1.2, whole genome shotgun sequence encodes:
- the EIF2B4 gene encoding translation initiation factor eIF2B subunit delta isoform X1 has protein sequence MAERDGECGTGHGHRDRTGPAHAPVVPGRNAEGAAPAGPQAPELSREEKLQLRKEKKQQKKKKRSEKGSSAEPAELGAPPEPGQPRAAPQPPPEAGGASADGPGDGEKPTGGKSKAELRAERRAKQEAERAQKQARKAELSQAATTAKPRQSPTEPQSMVKRLPEHVQVDDPSAQRKLAKKLERQQVPLRQDYGTKVNLFSHLHQYSRKKPLTQQMSIPSTVIHPAVVRLGLQYSQGIINGSNARCIALLEVFKQLIRDYSTPPNEELSRDLVAKLKPHISFLNQCRPLSASMGNAIKFLKKEISCLPDTLREDEAKEKLQDTIDKYLREKIVLAAEAISRSAFEKINDHDVILVYGCSSLVNRTLCDAHAKKGGAFRVVVVDSRPRLEGRETLRRLVRRGIHCTYVMINAISYVLPEVSKVLLGAHALLANGSVMSRVGTSQIALVSKAYNVPVLVCCETYKFCERVQTDSFVSNELDDPDDLIVLRKGQAQLGGWAENKSLRLLNLVYDVTPPDLVDLVITDLGMIPCTSVPVVLRVKNVDQ, from the exons ATGGCGGAGCGGGACGGTGAGTGCGGGACGGGACACGGGCACCGCGACCGGACCGGCCCCGCTCACGCTCCCGTCGTTCCAGGCAGGAACGCCGAGGGAGCGGCGCCGGCGGGACCGCag GCCCCGGAGCTCTCCCgggaggagaagctgcagctgcggaaggagaagaagcagcagaagaagaagaagaggagcgAGAAGGGGTCGTCGGCCGAGCCCGCGGAGCTGGGTGCGCCGCCGGAGCCGGGGCAGCCGCGGG cagctcctcagcccccGCCGGAGGCGGGGGGGGCCTCGGCTGATGGCCCCGGGGACGGCGAGAAACCCACGGGGGGCAAGAGCAAAGCGGAGCTGCGGGCAGAGCGCCGGGCTAAGCAGGAGGCCGAGCGGGCCCAGAAGCAGGccaggaaggcagagctgagccaggcAGCCACGACGGCCAAGCCCCGGCAGAGCCCCACGGAGCCTCAGTCCA TGGTGAAGCGGCTGCCGGAGCACGTGCAGGTGGATGACCCCAGTGCCCAGAGGAAGCTGGCCAAGAAGCTGGAGCGGCAGCAG GTACCCCTGAGGCAGGACTATGGCACCAAGGTCAACCTGTTTTCCCACCTCCATCAGTACAGCCGGAAGAAGCCACTGACGCAGCAGATGAG catcccctccACAGTGATCCACCCAGCAGTGGTGCGCCTGGGCCTCCAGTACTCTCAGGGCATCATCAACGGCTCCAACGCCCGCTGCATCGCGCTGCTCGAGGTCTTCAAACAG CTGATCCGGGATTACTCCACTCCCCCCAATGAGGAGCTGTCGCGGGACTTGGTGGCCAAGCTGAAGCCACACATCAG TTTCCTGAACCAGTGCAGGCCGCTCTCAGCCAGCATGGGCAATGCCATCAAGTTCCTCAAGAAGGAGATATCATGCCTGCCTGACACCCTGAGAGAGGATGAG GCAAAGGAGAAGCTCCAGGACACGATTGACAAATACCTGCGAGAGAAGATTGTCCTGGCAGCTGAGGCCATCTCGAGGTCTGCCTTTGAGAAGATCAATGACCATGACGTGATACTGGTGTATGGATG CTCCTCGCTGGTGAACCGGACGCTGTGCGACGCCCACGCCAAGAAGGGCGGCGCGTTCCGCGTGGTGGTGGTGGACAGCCGGCCGCGCCTGGAGGGCCGCGAGACGCTGCGCCGCCTGGTCCGCCGCGGCATCCACTGCACCTACGTCATGATCAACGCCATCTCCTACGTGCTGCCTGAG GTGTccaaggtgctgctgggagcccaCGCGCTCCTGGCCAACGGCTCCGTCATGTCCCGCGTGGGCACCTCGCAGATCGCCCTGGTCTCCAAGGCCTACAACGTGCCCGTCCTGGTCTGCTGCGAGACCTACAAGTTCTGCGAGCGGGTGCAGACAGATTCTTTTGTCTCCAACGAGCTGG ATGACCCTGATGACCTGATTGTGCTCCGGAAGGGCCAGGCCCAGCTTGGGGGCTGGGCAGAGAACAAGTCCCTACGCCTTCTTAACCTGGTCTACGATGTGACACCCCCAGACCTGGTGGATTTGGTCATCACAGACTTGGGCATGATCCCCTGCACCTCAGTGCCTGTGGTCCTGCGTGTCAAGAATGTGGATCAGTAG
- the EIF2B4 gene encoding translation initiation factor eIF2B subunit delta isoform X2, whose translation MAERDGECGTGHGHRDRTGPAHAPVVPGRNAEGAAPAGPQAPELSREEKLQLRKEKKQQKKKKRSEKGSSAEPAELGAPPEPGQPRAPQPPPEAGGASADGPGDGEKPTGGKSKAELRAERRAKQEAERAQKQARKAELSQAATTAKPRQSPTEPQSMVKRLPEHVQVDDPSAQRKLAKKLERQQVPLRQDYGTKVNLFSHLHQYSRKKPLTQQMSIPSTVIHPAVVRLGLQYSQGIINGSNARCIALLEVFKQLIRDYSTPPNEELSRDLVAKLKPHISFLNQCRPLSASMGNAIKFLKKEISCLPDTLREDEAKEKLQDTIDKYLREKIVLAAEAISRSAFEKINDHDVILVYGCSSLVNRTLCDAHAKKGGAFRVVVVDSRPRLEGRETLRRLVRRGIHCTYVMINAISYVLPEVSKVLLGAHALLANGSVMSRVGTSQIALVSKAYNVPVLVCCETYKFCERVQTDSFVSNELDDPDDLIVLRKGQAQLGGWAENKSLRLLNLVYDVTPPDLVDLVITDLGMIPCTSVPVVLRVKNVDQ comes from the exons ATGGCGGAGCGGGACGGTGAGTGCGGGACGGGACACGGGCACCGCGACCGGACCGGCCCCGCTCACGCTCCCGTCGTTCCAGGCAGGAACGCCGAGGGAGCGGCGCCGGCGGGACCGCag GCCCCGGAGCTCTCCCgggaggagaagctgcagctgcggaaggagaagaagcagcagaagaagaagaagaggagcgAGAAGGGGTCGTCGGCCGAGCCCGCGGAGCTGGGTGCGCCGCCGGAGCCGGGGCAGCCGCGGG ctcctcagcccccGCCGGAGGCGGGGGGGGCCTCGGCTGATGGCCCCGGGGACGGCGAGAAACCCACGGGGGGCAAGAGCAAAGCGGAGCTGCGGGCAGAGCGCCGGGCTAAGCAGGAGGCCGAGCGGGCCCAGAAGCAGGccaggaaggcagagctgagccaggcAGCCACGACGGCCAAGCCCCGGCAGAGCCCCACGGAGCCTCAGTCCA TGGTGAAGCGGCTGCCGGAGCACGTGCAGGTGGATGACCCCAGTGCCCAGAGGAAGCTGGCCAAGAAGCTGGAGCGGCAGCAG GTACCCCTGAGGCAGGACTATGGCACCAAGGTCAACCTGTTTTCCCACCTCCATCAGTACAGCCGGAAGAAGCCACTGACGCAGCAGATGAG catcccctccACAGTGATCCACCCAGCAGTGGTGCGCCTGGGCCTCCAGTACTCTCAGGGCATCATCAACGGCTCCAACGCCCGCTGCATCGCGCTGCTCGAGGTCTTCAAACAG CTGATCCGGGATTACTCCACTCCCCCCAATGAGGAGCTGTCGCGGGACTTGGTGGCCAAGCTGAAGCCACACATCAG TTTCCTGAACCAGTGCAGGCCGCTCTCAGCCAGCATGGGCAATGCCATCAAGTTCCTCAAGAAGGAGATATCATGCCTGCCTGACACCCTGAGAGAGGATGAG GCAAAGGAGAAGCTCCAGGACACGATTGACAAATACCTGCGAGAGAAGATTGTCCTGGCAGCTGAGGCCATCTCGAGGTCTGCCTTTGAGAAGATCAATGACCATGACGTGATACTGGTGTATGGATG CTCCTCGCTGGTGAACCGGACGCTGTGCGACGCCCACGCCAAGAAGGGCGGCGCGTTCCGCGTGGTGGTGGTGGACAGCCGGCCGCGCCTGGAGGGCCGCGAGACGCTGCGCCGCCTGGTCCGCCGCGGCATCCACTGCACCTACGTCATGATCAACGCCATCTCCTACGTGCTGCCTGAG GTGTccaaggtgctgctgggagcccaCGCGCTCCTGGCCAACGGCTCCGTCATGTCCCGCGTGGGCACCTCGCAGATCGCCCTGGTCTCCAAGGCCTACAACGTGCCCGTCCTGGTCTGCTGCGAGACCTACAAGTTCTGCGAGCGGGTGCAGACAGATTCTTTTGTCTCCAACGAGCTGG ATGACCCTGATGACCTGATTGTGCTCCGGAAGGGCCAGGCCCAGCTTGGGGGCTGGGCAGAGAACAAGTCCCTACGCCTTCTTAACCTGGTCTACGATGTGACACCCCCAGACCTGGTGGATTTGGTCATCACAGACTTGGGCATGATCCCCTGCACCTCAGTGCCTGTGGTCCTGCGTGTCAAGAATGTGGATCAGTAG
- the EIF2B4 gene encoding translation initiation factor eIF2B subunit delta isoform X4 — translation MAERDGRNAEGAAPAGPQAPELSREEKLQLRKEKKQQKKKKRSEKGSSAEPAELGAPPEPGQPRAPQPPPEAGGASADGPGDGEKPTGGKSKAELRAERRAKQEAERAQKQARKAELSQAATTAKPRQSPTEPQSMVKRLPEHVQVDDPSAQRKLAKKLERQQVPLRQDYGTKVNLFSHLHQYSRKKPLTQQMSIPSTVIHPAVVRLGLQYSQGIINGSNARCIALLEVFKQLIRDYSTPPNEELSRDLVAKLKPHISFLNQCRPLSASMGNAIKFLKKEISCLPDTLREDEAKEKLQDTIDKYLREKIVLAAEAISRSAFEKINDHDVILVYGCSSLVNRTLCDAHAKKGGAFRVVVVDSRPRLEGRETLRRLVRRGIHCTYVMINAISYVLPEVSKVLLGAHALLANGSVMSRVGTSQIALVSKAYNVPVLVCCETYKFCERVQTDSFVSNELDDPDDLIVLRKGQAQLGGWAENKSLRLLNLVYDVTPPDLVDLVITDLGMIPCTSVPVVLRVKNVDQ, via the exons ATGGCGGAGCGGGACG GCAGGAACGCCGAGGGAGCGGCGCCGGCGGGACCGCag GCCCCGGAGCTCTCCCgggaggagaagctgcagctgcggaaggagaagaagcagcagaagaagaagaagaggagcgAGAAGGGGTCGTCGGCCGAGCCCGCGGAGCTGGGTGCGCCGCCGGAGCCGGGGCAGCCGCGGG ctcctcagcccccGCCGGAGGCGGGGGGGGCCTCGGCTGATGGCCCCGGGGACGGCGAGAAACCCACGGGGGGCAAGAGCAAAGCGGAGCTGCGGGCAGAGCGCCGGGCTAAGCAGGAGGCCGAGCGGGCCCAGAAGCAGGccaggaaggcagagctgagccaggcAGCCACGACGGCCAAGCCCCGGCAGAGCCCCACGGAGCCTCAGTCCA TGGTGAAGCGGCTGCCGGAGCACGTGCAGGTGGATGACCCCAGTGCCCAGAGGAAGCTGGCCAAGAAGCTGGAGCGGCAGCAG GTACCCCTGAGGCAGGACTATGGCACCAAGGTCAACCTGTTTTCCCACCTCCATCAGTACAGCCGGAAGAAGCCACTGACGCAGCAGATGAG catcccctccACAGTGATCCACCCAGCAGTGGTGCGCCTGGGCCTCCAGTACTCTCAGGGCATCATCAACGGCTCCAACGCCCGCTGCATCGCGCTGCTCGAGGTCTTCAAACAG CTGATCCGGGATTACTCCACTCCCCCCAATGAGGAGCTGTCGCGGGACTTGGTGGCCAAGCTGAAGCCACACATCAG TTTCCTGAACCAGTGCAGGCCGCTCTCAGCCAGCATGGGCAATGCCATCAAGTTCCTCAAGAAGGAGATATCATGCCTGCCTGACACCCTGAGAGAGGATGAG GCAAAGGAGAAGCTCCAGGACACGATTGACAAATACCTGCGAGAGAAGATTGTCCTGGCAGCTGAGGCCATCTCGAGGTCTGCCTTTGAGAAGATCAATGACCATGACGTGATACTGGTGTATGGATG CTCCTCGCTGGTGAACCGGACGCTGTGCGACGCCCACGCCAAGAAGGGCGGCGCGTTCCGCGTGGTGGTGGTGGACAGCCGGCCGCGCCTGGAGGGCCGCGAGACGCTGCGCCGCCTGGTCCGCCGCGGCATCCACTGCACCTACGTCATGATCAACGCCATCTCCTACGTGCTGCCTGAG GTGTccaaggtgctgctgggagcccaCGCGCTCCTGGCCAACGGCTCCGTCATGTCCCGCGTGGGCACCTCGCAGATCGCCCTGGTCTCCAAGGCCTACAACGTGCCCGTCCTGGTCTGCTGCGAGACCTACAAGTTCTGCGAGCGGGTGCAGACAGATTCTTTTGTCTCCAACGAGCTGG ATGACCCTGATGACCTGATTGTGCTCCGGAAGGGCCAGGCCCAGCTTGGGGGCTGGGCAGAGAACAAGTCCCTACGCCTTCTTAACCTGGTCTACGATGTGACACCCCCAGACCTGGTGGATTTGGTCATCACAGACTTGGGCATGATCCCCTGCACCTCAGTGCCTGTGGTCCTGCGTGTCAAGAATGTGGATCAGTAG
- the EIF2B4 gene encoding translation initiation factor eIF2B subunit delta isoform X3 gives MAERDGRNAEGAAPAGPQAPELSREEKLQLRKEKKQQKKKKRSEKGSSAEPAELGAPPEPGQPRAAPQPPPEAGGASADGPGDGEKPTGGKSKAELRAERRAKQEAERAQKQARKAELSQAATTAKPRQSPTEPQSMVKRLPEHVQVDDPSAQRKLAKKLERQQVPLRQDYGTKVNLFSHLHQYSRKKPLTQQMSIPSTVIHPAVVRLGLQYSQGIINGSNARCIALLEVFKQLIRDYSTPPNEELSRDLVAKLKPHISFLNQCRPLSASMGNAIKFLKKEISCLPDTLREDEAKEKLQDTIDKYLREKIVLAAEAISRSAFEKINDHDVILVYGCSSLVNRTLCDAHAKKGGAFRVVVVDSRPRLEGRETLRRLVRRGIHCTYVMINAISYVLPEVSKVLLGAHALLANGSVMSRVGTSQIALVSKAYNVPVLVCCETYKFCERVQTDSFVSNELDDPDDLIVLRKGQAQLGGWAENKSLRLLNLVYDVTPPDLVDLVITDLGMIPCTSVPVVLRVKNVDQ, from the exons ATGGCGGAGCGGGACG GCAGGAACGCCGAGGGAGCGGCGCCGGCGGGACCGCag GCCCCGGAGCTCTCCCgggaggagaagctgcagctgcggaaggagaagaagcagcagaagaagaagaagaggagcgAGAAGGGGTCGTCGGCCGAGCCCGCGGAGCTGGGTGCGCCGCCGGAGCCGGGGCAGCCGCGGG cagctcctcagcccccGCCGGAGGCGGGGGGGGCCTCGGCTGATGGCCCCGGGGACGGCGAGAAACCCACGGGGGGCAAGAGCAAAGCGGAGCTGCGGGCAGAGCGCCGGGCTAAGCAGGAGGCCGAGCGGGCCCAGAAGCAGGccaggaaggcagagctgagccaggcAGCCACGACGGCCAAGCCCCGGCAGAGCCCCACGGAGCCTCAGTCCA TGGTGAAGCGGCTGCCGGAGCACGTGCAGGTGGATGACCCCAGTGCCCAGAGGAAGCTGGCCAAGAAGCTGGAGCGGCAGCAG GTACCCCTGAGGCAGGACTATGGCACCAAGGTCAACCTGTTTTCCCACCTCCATCAGTACAGCCGGAAGAAGCCACTGACGCAGCAGATGAG catcccctccACAGTGATCCACCCAGCAGTGGTGCGCCTGGGCCTCCAGTACTCTCAGGGCATCATCAACGGCTCCAACGCCCGCTGCATCGCGCTGCTCGAGGTCTTCAAACAG CTGATCCGGGATTACTCCACTCCCCCCAATGAGGAGCTGTCGCGGGACTTGGTGGCCAAGCTGAAGCCACACATCAG TTTCCTGAACCAGTGCAGGCCGCTCTCAGCCAGCATGGGCAATGCCATCAAGTTCCTCAAGAAGGAGATATCATGCCTGCCTGACACCCTGAGAGAGGATGAG GCAAAGGAGAAGCTCCAGGACACGATTGACAAATACCTGCGAGAGAAGATTGTCCTGGCAGCTGAGGCCATCTCGAGGTCTGCCTTTGAGAAGATCAATGACCATGACGTGATACTGGTGTATGGATG CTCCTCGCTGGTGAACCGGACGCTGTGCGACGCCCACGCCAAGAAGGGCGGCGCGTTCCGCGTGGTGGTGGTGGACAGCCGGCCGCGCCTGGAGGGCCGCGAGACGCTGCGCCGCCTGGTCCGCCGCGGCATCCACTGCACCTACGTCATGATCAACGCCATCTCCTACGTGCTGCCTGAG GTGTccaaggtgctgctgggagcccaCGCGCTCCTGGCCAACGGCTCCGTCATGTCCCGCGTGGGCACCTCGCAGATCGCCCTGGTCTCCAAGGCCTACAACGTGCCCGTCCTGGTCTGCTGCGAGACCTACAAGTTCTGCGAGCGGGTGCAGACAGATTCTTTTGTCTCCAACGAGCTGG ATGACCCTGATGACCTGATTGTGCTCCGGAAGGGCCAGGCCCAGCTTGGGGGCTGGGCAGAGAACAAGTCCCTACGCCTTCTTAACCTGGTCTACGATGTGACACCCCCAGACCTGGTGGATTTGGTCATCACAGACTTGGGCATGATCCCCTGCACCTCAGTGCCTGTGGTCCTGCGTGTCAAGAATGTGGATCAGTAG